The proteins below are encoded in one region of Spirochaetota bacterium:
- a CDS encoding tRNA CCA-pyrophosphorylase yields the protein MNIGTYSYEEYVHLVTSFHGSPAPGLLIGGFIVDLALKNLPEGEFFDAICETPVCLPDSVQLLTPCTIGNGWLKILDFGRFAVTLYEKKSGAGIRVFLDVEKLKNWPEVYTWFMKLKSKREQDYDLLVSQIKQAGHDLLGMQKVKVEPAKLQRDRMGPVSVCPACGEAYPVNHGAVCKNCAGESPYIRHAALKPGGAAL from the coding sequence ATGAATATCGGTACCTATTCGTACGAGGAATATGTCCACTTGGTTACATCGTTTCACGGCAGCCCGGCGCCCGGATTGCTTATAGGTGGATTTATCGTCGACCTGGCTTTGAAAAATCTCCCGGAAGGAGAGTTCTTTGACGCGATCTGTGAAACGCCCGTGTGTCTCCCGGATTCCGTCCAGCTGCTCACGCCGTGCACTATCGGCAACGGCTGGCTCAAGATACTCGATTTCGGGAGATTTGCCGTAACGCTCTACGAGAAAAAGAGCGGCGCAGGAATTCGCGTATTTCTCGATGTGGAAAAGCTGAAAAACTGGCCGGAGGTATACACCTGGTTCATGAAGCTTAAGTCGAAGCGGGAACAGGATTACGACCTTCTCGTAAGCCAGATAAAACAGGCCGGACACGACCTTCTCGGCATGCAAAAAGTCAAGGTTGAACCGGCGAAACTTCAGCGCGACAGAATGGGGCCTGTGTCTGTGTGCCCTGCATGCGGAGAGGCGTATCCCGTGAATCACGGCGCTGTCTGCAAGAACTGTGCCGGTGAGTCTCCCTACATCCGCCATGCTGCACTGAAACCCGGAGGCGCTGCTTTATGA
- the fdhD gene encoding formate dehydrogenase accessory sulfurtransferase FdhD, whose product MKTGSIGMYERRVRSVCGPDIRRIEEDPVVNEMPVTIMLNGEELVTLVCSPYEFELLATGFLVSEGLLREPGDLLEITSRPEQGVVWVTTRGVRNLDGFLKRNFASCCGKGRPALHFLNDYEQLCPIEHEVRFTVREVLQFASLLNEASEAFRLTGGVHEAALARHGGLVACFEDIGRHNALDRILGYAFRNAVDTSGMAVVLSGRIASEMLTKAARIGVPVIVSRSAPTALAIDLADQLGMTLVGFARNDRMSVYTHVRRITD is encoded by the coding sequence ATGAAAACGGGCTCGATCGGCATGTACGAGAGGCGTGTGCGGTCCGTGTGCGGGCCGGACATCCGGAGAATCGAAGAGGATCCGGTCGTCAATGAAATGCCCGTCACCATAATGCTCAACGGCGAGGAACTGGTGACCCTCGTCTGCTCCCCCTACGAATTCGAGCTGCTTGCAACAGGATTCCTTGTGAGCGAGGGACTTCTCCGGGAGCCGGGAGATTTGCTGGAGATAACCAGCCGTCCCGAGCAGGGCGTGGTATGGGTAACGACCCGGGGCGTCCGGAATCTTGACGGCTTTCTTAAAAGGAATTTCGCCAGTTGTTGCGGAAAGGGCAGGCCCGCCCTTCATTTTCTCAACGATTACGAGCAGCTTTGTCCGATCGAACATGAGGTGCGGTTCACCGTGAGGGAGGTGCTGCAGTTTGCGAGCCTCCTTAACGAAGCGTCGGAGGCGTTCAGACTGACGGGAGGTGTCCATGAAGCGGCCCTGGCCCGCCACGGCGGCCTTGTCGCGTGTTTCGAGGACATCGGCCGGCACAACGCGCTGGACCGCATTCTCGGGTACGCGTTCAGGAATGCGGTGGATACATCCGGGATGGCCGTTGTGCTTAGCGGCCGCATCGCGTCCGAGATGCTGACGAAGGCGGCGCGGATAGGCGTGCCGGTGATAGTTTCGCGCTCCGCGCCGACGGCGCTTGCGATCGATCTCGCCGACCAGCTGGGCATGACGCTGGTGGGCTTCGCGCGAAACGACCGCATGAGTGTCTATACGCATGTCCGGAGAATCACTGATTGA
- a CDS encoding HEPN domain-containing protein, whose product MITEIEQRRQFRLSQCRDKLQLAALMMAQHRYNEAVIYSYLSMFYSVRLLLIEHDDDSDDHDKILELEKRYYEPCGWTGIDIMALLKDTKSFRDSISKSPGHRVSEDDAEKFYSNAMTVMNEVLQHLKIKS is encoded by the coding sequence ATGATCACGGAAATCGAACAGAGACGGCAGTTCAGGCTTTCGCAGTGCAGGGACAAGCTGCAGCTCGCGGCGCTCATGATGGCGCAGCATCGCTATAACGAGGCGGTCATCTATTCATACCTTTCCATGTTCTACTCGGTACGCCTGCTGCTTATCGAGCACGACGACGACTCGGACGATCACGATAAAATCCTTGAGCTGGAAAAACGCTATTACGAACCCTGCGGATGGACCGGCATCGACATCATGGCGCTTTTAAAAGATACCAAATCGTTTCGCGACTCGATCTCAAAATCCCCCGGCCACCGGGTGAGCGAGGACGACGCCGAGAAATTCTACAGCAACGCGATGACGGTTATGAACGAGGTGTTGCAGCATTTGAAGATCAAGTCCTGA
- a CDS encoding cofactor-independent phosphoglycerate mutase, whose protein sequence is MHKKIAILVGDGMADFPIDSLGGRTPLGYARTPAMDYLASRGVLGLARTVPAGMAPGSDTANLSIFGCDPRTYYTGRAPLEALNMGIPMTPRDVAFRCNLVNIGTDGIMRDFSADHVESAYSALVLGEVGKEIGGADIQFFPGVSYRNIMLWRNYPFRDIASTTPPHDIHGKRIDAHLPRGEGADTLNEIMNKARNIIARSAPIRDARATLKGDPTDIWLWGAGRSPSMPTLRERYGLEGRTISAVDLIHGIGRALGLEPMRVQGATGYLDTNYQGKVDALFETLGSHNFVFLHIEAPDESGHEGNLEHKLKAIEDFDARVVAPVMEGLARFPDYALLVMPDHPTPVSLRTHTADPVPFCICGRDGFAGGAYGSPAATAFSEERAAATGIFIEEGHRLLEVMLHGRI, encoded by the coding sequence ATGCACAAGAAAATAGCGATACTGGTGGGAGACGGCATGGCCGATTTCCCCATCGATTCCCTGGGCGGCAGGACCCCGCTGGGGTATGCGCGCACACCCGCAATGGATTACCTCGCCTCGCGCGGCGTGCTCGGTCTCGCCCGCACGGTCCCGGCGGGGATGGCGCCCGGCAGCGACACCGCGAACCTCTCCATATTCGGCTGCGATCCCCGCACGTACTACACCGGGCGCGCGCCGCTCGAGGCGCTCAACATGGGAATACCCATGACGCCGCGCGACGTCGCGTTCCGCTGCAACCTGGTGAATATCGGCACGGACGGGATCATGCGCGACTTCAGCGCGGACCACGTGGAATCCGCGTACTCGGCGCTCGTGCTCGGGGAGGTTGGAAAGGAGATCGGGGGGGCCGATATACAATTTTTCCCGGGGGTCTCGTACCGCAACATCATGCTCTGGAGGAACTACCCGTTCAGGGACATCGCCTCCACCACACCGCCGCACGATATCCACGGGAAGCGTATCGACGCCCATCTCCCTCGCGGCGAGGGCGCCGATACGCTCAATGAAATAATGAACAAGGCCCGGAACATCATCGCGCGTTCAGCCCCGATCAGGGACGCACGCGCCACACTCAAGGGAGACCCCACCGATATCTGGCTCTGGGGGGCGGGCCGCAGTCCCTCCATGCCCACGCTGCGCGAGCGCTACGGGCTGGAGGGCCGCACCATCTCGGCGGTTGACCTTATACACGGAATCGGCCGCGCGCTCGGGCTAGAGCCAATGCGCGTTCAGGGCGCGACCGGCTACCTGGACACGAATTACCAGGGGAAGGTGGACGCGCTTTTCGAAACGCTCGGGTCCCACAATTTCGTGTTCCTGCATATCGAAGCCCCGGATGAATCGGGACACGAGGGAAACCTCGAGCACAAGCTCAAGGCGATAGAGGATTTCGACGCGCGGGTGGTCGCGCCCGTGATGGAGGGGCTCGCGCGTTTCCCGGACTACGCGCTGCTCGTAATGCCCGATCATCCCACCCCGGTGTCGTTGCGCACGCATACCGCGGACCCTGTTCCCTTTTGCATATGCGGCAGGGACGGGTTCGCCGGCGGGGCATATGGCTCGCCCGCCGCGACCGCCTTCAGCGAGGAGCGCGCGGCGGCCACGGGAATTTTCATCGAAGAAGGACACCGATTACTAGAGGTCATGCTGCATGGGCGGATTTAA
- a CDS encoding SH3 domain-containing protein gives MGGFNDERRGGFLLYLKIAGGVLGGLALIVFLVSLVMRKGDIENAIDRYDGGDYRGALVLLNKLQKTADYDGGEKICYYKARAINALAAQLERKYADELGEIGTENENAHAREKETRYLEKKLASINEEIEGDLQLMADKKAGRIVSRGRFYDEFIARYKGSRFIEDLDFEELQKIERTEHDKLLAAVANFYAKYPNTYYLSHIVKMIFRALNDGNVSVKGREDLVKGLVLEFARRYPTSAEIQKIYTCAGNDVNLRNSPATSGGVVGKVKKDELLIQIEKSMDTAQVGDVRDHWYRVSSLAGLRGWIFGKFLAPVDVAQIEPAARKETWAIEDYFKDWEDSNTPKNWMHVPGGEKGALSFAVKGDSKIMKIDCPADKLAGLYRRFDSGGAFTLRARARLKAGESVVVFAYALRNGKAYYLRLRDGELDLSGRRVPVKSSDWNEFTLESEDGRHAKLLVNGDVVLNRIPPAETKLFPERGVYCLFAAGESDAVAEMEYIKVRN, from the coding sequence ATGGGCGGATTTAACGACGAGAGAAGGGGCGGCTTTTTATTGTATCTCAAGATAGCCGGCGGCGTACTAGGCGGACTTGCGCTCATAGTCTTCCTGGTTTCGCTCGTTATGCGAAAGGGCGACATCGAAAACGCCATCGACCGGTACGACGGGGGAGACTACCGCGGGGCCCTGGTGCTCCTGAACAAGCTCCAGAAAACGGCCGACTATGACGGCGGCGAGAAGATTTGCTATTACAAGGCGCGCGCCATCAACGCCCTCGCCGCGCAGCTCGAGCGCAAGTACGCCGACGAGCTGGGCGAGATCGGGACCGAGAACGAAAACGCGCACGCGCGCGAGAAGGAAACACGGTACCTGGAAAAAAAGCTGGCATCCATAAACGAGGAAATCGAAGGCGACCTCCAGCTCATGGCCGATAAAAAAGCCGGGCGCATCGTCTCGCGGGGGCGGTTTTACGACGAGTTCATCGCGCGCTACAAGGGGAGCCGCTTCATCGAGGACCTGGATTTCGAGGAGCTCCAGAAGATCGAGCGCACCGAGCACGACAAGCTGCTGGCGGCGGTCGCGAACTTCTATGCAAAATACCCGAACACCTATTACCTTTCCCACATCGTGAAGATGATATTCCGCGCCCTGAACGACGGGAACGTGAGCGTGAAGGGCCGCGAGGACCTCGTGAAGGGGCTCGTGCTCGAATTCGCGCGCCGCTACCCGACGAGCGCGGAAATCCAGAAGATATATACCTGCGCCGGAAACGACGTTAACCTGCGCAACTCCCCGGCGACGAGCGGCGGCGTGGTGGGGAAGGTGAAGAAGGATGAGCTGCTCATCCAGATAGAAAAATCCATGGACACGGCGCAGGTTGGCGACGTGCGCGATCACTGGTATCGCGTCTCGAGCCTTGCCGGACTGCGCGGCTGGATTTTTGGAAAGTTCCTGGCGCCGGTGGACGTCGCCCAGATAGAGCCCGCGGCGCGCAAGGAGACCTGGGCGATCGAGGACTACTTCAAGGACTGGGAAGATTCCAACACGCCCAAAAACTGGATGCACGTTCCGGGCGGCGAGAAGGGAGCGCTTTCATTCGCGGTCAAGGGAGATTCGAAGATCATGAAAATCGACTGCCCGGCGGACAAACTGGCGGGCCTCTACCGCCGCTTCGACTCCGGGGGCGCTTTCACCCTGCGCGCCCGGGCGAGGCTGAAAGCGGGGGAGTCCGTCGTCGTTTTCGCATACGCGCTCAGAAACGGGAAGGCGTATTATCTGCGCCTGCGCGACGGTGAGCTCGACCTCTCGGGGAGGCGTGTGCCGGTTAAATCCTCCGACTGGAACGAGTTCACGCTTGAGAGCGAGGACGGCCGGCACGCGAAGCTCCTCGTGAACGGCGACGTGGTCCTCAACAGGATTCCCCCCGCCGAAACGAAACTCTTCCCGGAGCGCGGCGTGTACTGCCTCTTCGCCGCGGGGGAAAGCGACGCCGTCGCCGAAATGGAATACATCAAGGTGCGCAACTGA
- a CDS encoding ABC transporter permease translates to MGARVIEFFEQTGFTVLLLFDVTYHLKDLLEKRREIVKQMYIAGIKTFFVCSLVGVFTGMTLALQTGIELKAFGQQSMIGRLIIATMTREMGPFMSAIILTASVGSAMAAELGTMKVYDEIDALEMMSISPVRLLVMPRVVSLAAMLPIVSVYMTVLACIGGALVASTVLQISPNVYFKHLFKGIHFKAMYVGLLKAHIFGLLIALISCAYGLRATSGVIGVGNATRQSVVASFLMVIIVGYIITAIFYGGGS, encoded by the coding sequence ATGGGTGCCCGGGTAATCGAATTCTTCGAACAGACCGGGTTTACCGTGCTCCTGCTTTTCGACGTGACCTATCACCTGAAAGATTTGCTCGAAAAGCGCCGGGAGATCGTGAAGCAGATGTATATCGCCGGCATAAAGACTTTTTTCGTATGCTCCCTCGTGGGCGTATTCACCGGCATGACGCTCGCCCTGCAGACGGGCATCGAGCTCAAGGCGTTCGGGCAGCAGTCCATGATCGGGCGGCTCATTATCGCGACCATGACGCGCGAGATGGGGCCGTTCATGTCGGCGATTATACTCACGGCGTCCGTGGGGTCGGCCATGGCGGCGGAGCTCGGCACCATGAAGGTGTACGACGAGATCGACGCGCTTGAGATGATGTCGATAAGCCCCGTGCGCCTGCTCGTCATGCCCAGGGTCGTGTCGCTTGCCGCGATGCTCCCTATCGTATCCGTCTACATGACGGTGCTCGCCTGCATCGGCGGCGCGTTGGTCGCGAGCACCGTGCTCCAGATTTCGCCCAACGTCTATTTCAAGCACCTTTTCAAGGGGATCCACTTCAAGGCGATGTACGTGGGACTCCTCAAGGCGCACATATTCGGACTCCTCATCGCGCTCATCAGTTGCGCGTACGGGCTCAGGGCCACCTCGGGCGTGATCGGGGTAGGGAACGCGACGCGGCAGTCGGTGGTCGCCTCGTTCCTCATGGTCATCATTGTGGGCTATATCATCACCGCGATTTTCTATGGGGGCGGATCGTGA
- a CDS encoding ATP-binding cassette domain-containing protein — MVLNGIDFTIGKGETFVIIGQSGIGKTVALRHIAGLLEPDAGDVLIDNVKMNGAPIEIRKKLRERMGVLFQSGALLNWLTVKENIALPLTELKRFPPDEIERIVNEKIHLLQLDDAVNKLPGDISGGMKKRVALARVLVTNPDIILYDEPTSGLDPVMSSIISDLIRQMQAEFGVTSLVVTHDMNSAFHVGDRIGMLFGGDLVQVGTADEIKNTKNPFVRQFINGSLEGPIQAE; from the coding sequence ATGGTCCTGAACGGGATCGATTTCACCATAGGCAAGGGTGAGACCTTCGTCATCATAGGCCAGTCGGGTATCGGGAAGACCGTGGCGCTGCGCCACATCGCGGGCCTTCTCGAGCCGGACGCGGGCGACGTGCTCATCGACAATGTGAAAATGAACGGCGCGCCGATCGAGATCAGGAAAAAGCTCCGGGAGCGCATGGGGGTCCTCTTCCAGTCGGGGGCGCTCCTGAACTGGCTCACGGTGAAAGAGAACATCGCGCTCCCCCTCACCGAGCTCAAGCGCTTTCCCCCGGACGAGATCGAGCGAATTGTGAATGAAAAGATACATCTCCTGCAACTGGATGACGCGGTCAACAAACTGCCCGGCGATATTTCGGGCGGGATGAAGAAGCGCGTCGCCCTCGCGCGCGTTCTTGTGACGAACCCGGATATCATACTCTACGACGAGCCCACCTCGGGACTCGATCCCGTCATGTCGAGCATTATAAGCGACCTCATCCGGCAGATGCAGGCGGAGTTCGGGGTGACCTCGCTCGTGGTGACGCACGACATGAACAGCGCCTTCCACGTGGGGGACAGGATCGGCATGCTTTTTGGCGGCGACCTCGTGCAGGTGGGAACCGCGGACGAAATCAAGAACACGAAAAATCCCTTCGTCCGGCAATTCATTAACGGTTCGCTCGAAGGTCCCATCCAGGCCGAGTGA
- a CDS encoding EAL domain-containing protein, translated as MNPKEITLALIDLTSGKGGRLRGVLAGSGYGVREESVESAGERVKTGGIDALIVRSDAKDSLAQQVKSLGEAMAGADIPLIVMMPRFTLELALYEVSRNLHHITTPCRAEHLLDRIRGILEGRTQSRARSDTHETPVEVQYRGARYVTPGNARALLGGLLRNADDSIHNSAVLREMLSTYSKIDADSMLVPELDWKVALTPEENALCEDMLASIGQGRFELYYQPIIHLASGRISGFEALIRWNHPVKGFLPPGDFIGLAERTDIVIPLGYWIMGEASRQLAELHALFPSDPPLYVSVNVSARQFIREDLCERIEKTVDANGLPHESLRLELTESAFMENKDSANLMLLTLKSKNFLLYMDDFGTGYSSLSYLMHFPVDVLKIDQSFVKWMHVDEESEEIVRSVVALAHNLKRRVVAEGVDNEGHIELLRSLSCDYGQGYFFSKPLAFSTLKELLTKNPSW; from the coding sequence ATGAACCCGAAAGAGATCACCCTTGCACTCATCGACTTGACGTCCGGGAAGGGGGGCAGGCTCCGCGGCGTGCTGGCGGGATCGGGCTACGGCGTACGCGAGGAAAGCGTAGAGAGCGCCGGGGAGCGTGTGAAGACAGGGGGAATAGACGCGCTCATCGTGAGATCCGACGCGAAGGATTCCCTCGCGCAGCAGGTCAAAAGCCTCGGGGAGGCGATGGCGGGCGCCGATATACCCCTCATCGTCATGATGCCCCGTTTCACCCTGGAGCTCGCCCTCTACGAGGTTTCGCGCAACCTGCATCATATCACCACCCCCTGCCGGGCGGAACACCTGCTCGACCGCATCCGCGGCATTCTCGAAGGACGAACGCAATCGCGCGCGCGGTCCGATACGCATGAGACCCCGGTCGAGGTGCAGTACAGGGGCGCGCGTTACGTCACGCCGGGGAACGCACGGGCGCTTCTTGGCGGGCTGTTAAGGAACGCGGACGATTCCATCCACAACAGCGCCGTGCTCAGGGAGATGCTCTCCACATATTCGAAAATCGACGCCGATTCAATGCTCGTGCCCGAGCTGGACTGGAAGGTGGCGCTTACCCCCGAGGAGAACGCGCTCTGCGAGGACATGCTCGCCTCGATCGGGCAGGGCCGTTTCGAGCTTTACTATCAGCCGATAATACATCTCGCCTCGGGCCGGATTTCCGGTTTCGAGGCGCTCATACGCTGGAATCACCCGGTGAAGGGATTTCTCCCGCCCGGGGATTTTATCGGACTCGCGGAACGAACCGATATCGTCATTCCCCTGGGTTACTGGATCATGGGGGAGGCGAGCCGGCAGCTTGCGGAGCTTCATGCGCTATTTCCCTCGGACCCGCCGCTTTACGTGAGCGTGAACGTATCGGCGCGACAGTTCATACGGGAAGACCTCTGCGAGAGGATCGAGAAGACGGTCGACGCGAACGGCCTGCCCCACGAGAGCCTACGCCTCGAGCTGACCGAAAGCGCTTTCATGGAGAACAAGGACTCGGCCAACCTCATGCTCCTCACGCTCAAGTCAAAGAACTTCCTCTTGTACATGGACGATTTCGGGACGGGGTATTCTTCGCTTAGCTATCTCATGCATTTCCCCGTCGACGTGCTCAAGATCGACCAGTCCTTCGTCAAGTGGATGCACGTGGACGAGGAGAGCGAGGAAATCGTACGGTCGGTCGTCGCGCTCGCGCACAACCTCAAGCGCAGGGTCGTCGCGGAGGGCGTCGATAACGAGGGCCATATCGAGCTCCTGCGTTCGCTCTCCTGCGACTATGGCCAGGGATACTTTTTCTCGAAACCGCTCGCCTTCTCCACGCTCAAGGAATTGCTGACAAAAAATCCTTCGTGGTAG
- a CDS encoding bifunctional 5,10-methylene-tetrahydrofolate dehydrogenase/5,10-methylene-tetrahydrofolate cyclohydrolase produces the protein MAILIDGKAVAAGIREEIGREVAIIRERRGIAPALAVVLVGDNPSSATYVRMKGKGCEEAGIGSIQHSLPAGTSQEDLLALVDRLNEDRGVNGILVQLPLPPQIGESAVLNRINPIKDVDGFHPVNVGKMVAGDEDCFFPCTPHGCQILINTVVKDLKGKHLVVVGRSNIVGKPIANLMVQKNRSANCIVTICHTAAPDIGYYTRQADILVVAAGKAGMITGDMVKDGVVVIDVGANRVPDPKDPARTIQIGDVKFDEVAARAYAITPVPGGVGPMTIAMLLKNTVKAFHLQNG, from the coding sequence ATGGCCATACTCATTGACGGGAAAGCGGTCGCGGCGGGGATCCGCGAGGAGATCGGGCGCGAGGTCGCGATCATCAGGGAACGGCGGGGGATCGCGCCCGCGCTGGCGGTAGTGCTGGTGGGCGATAACCCGTCCTCCGCGACCTACGTACGCATGAAGGGGAAGGGATGCGAAGAGGCGGGCATCGGGTCGATTCAGCATTCCCTGCCGGCGGGCACGAGCCAGGAGGATCTCCTCGCGCTCGTTGACCGGCTGAACGAGGACCGCGGGGTGAACGGTATACTGGTCCAGCTCCCGCTTCCCCCGCAGATAGGCGAGAGCGCCGTGTTGAACAGGATAAACCCGATAAAGGACGTAGACGGGTTTCACCCGGTCAACGTGGGCAAGATGGTCGCCGGGGACGAAGACTGTTTTTTCCCCTGCACGCCCCACGGGTGTCAGATTCTCATCAACACCGTGGTCAAGGACCTCAAGGGCAAACACCTGGTGGTCGTGGGACGCAGCAATATCGTCGGTAAACCCATCGCGAACCTCATGGTTCAAAAGAACAGGTCGGCGAATTGTATAGTCACCATATGCCACACGGCCGCGCCGGATATAGGCTATTACACCCGCCAGGCGGACATTCTTGTCGTGGCCGCGGGAAAGGCCGGGATGATAACCGGCGACATGGTCAAGGACGGGGTGGTGGTCATTGACGTGGGCGCCAACAGGGTGCCGGACCCGAAGGACCCCGCAAGGACCATACAGATCGGCGATGTTAAGTTCGACGAAGTCGCGGCGCGCGCCTATGCGATCACTCCCGTTCCCGGGGGCGTAGGCCCCATGACTATCGCCATGCTCCTGAAAAACACGGTGAAGGCATTTCACCTCCAGAACGGATGA
- a CDS encoding ATP-binding protein — translation MESINAFFRSIYNTHEEANSLVREALEYFRLKQEQGFIEGVEECIFRLVLDEAVTNAVEHGNMRDPSKRICVVITPLKNNARITVIDEGDGFGYTGLRNPTHPENKLRYGGRGIYIMKNFGKISWNKQGNCVSVMI, via the coding sequence ATGGAATCGATAAACGCCTTTTTCAGAAGCATTTACAATACCCACGAGGAAGCCAATTCCCTGGTCCGCGAGGCGTTGGAGTATTTTCGTCTCAAGCAGGAGCAGGGCTTTATTGAAGGCGTGGAAGAATGCATTTTCCGGCTCGTCCTGGATGAAGCCGTTACGAACGCCGTGGAACACGGCAACATGCGCGATCCCTCGAAAAGGATATGCGTGGTAATCACACCCCTGAAAAATAACGCCAGGATCACCGTGATAGACGAGGGAGATGGTTTCGGATATACAGGACTCAGGAATCCCACGCATCCCGAGAACAAGCTCAGGTACGGGGGGAGGGGAATATACATCATGAAGAATTTCGGCAAGATTTCCTGGAACAAGCAGGGGAACTGCGTTTCAGTGATGATTTGA